The genomic window TCGGCATATCCGTTGGTCATCCACAGGTTATTGTCATCGTCTTTTACGACATCCGCAACGCCAACGAAACCTTCGCCTTCGGGAAGAGTGAATTCTTCTCGAACCTCAAGACTACTGTTGTTTTCGTCGTAAACGGTTAGAATTTCTCCTCCTTCTGCGGTAAGCATTCCACCCAGCCAACTTCCAACATAGGCCAGATCAGGATTATCAGGATCCGGATAGGCCACGGTGACATCAGAGATTCTTTCTTCTGAAAAAACAGGAAAATCTTTCGGCATGTAGTTCTCCCATTCTCCGTTATAAAATTTATAGAACCCTGCCTGAAGAAAAGTGTTGTTCCAGTTTCCGGGATGCTGAGGGAAGCCACTCGCCACCCAAAGTCTTCCATCAGCTAATTCGAGTTTAAATGCACTATTGGTTCCGGGGCCGGATACTCTGATAAATTCAAAGCCGCTATCCTGATTGTACCTGATAAGTCCTGAACGCGAATCTGCAATCCAGAGATCTCCCATCTCATCATAAATAGCTTGAGACGCAAACATTGACACATCGTCTCCGTAATTGCTAATTCGATACAATATAGACCCATCCGGATTTTTTACATCGATAAAATAACTTGTATTGAGGGTCAATCCTGCAGGAGATTCGGTGAGCTCAACAATATCGTCGATAGGATTAATGTTCATCCAACCTTCTTCTTGACGCGCATAAACTCCTTGCTCCTCACCTTCACGGATATTGATGTACAATAAGTCTGCAACTGCAGAAACGTTCTTAACCGGACCAAAAGGAACCGGGATAGAAAGATCTTGGATCCAATTGGCGAAAACGGTTAAGTCTGTATTTAGCGAGCCCCTGAAAAGACCATCATCCGTGGCAGCAAACATGGAGTCATTGAGCACGGTCACTTCATTTATCGAAGGAGTCCCCGTAGCAAGAAGCTGATAGGTATCACTCACCTCAAGTCGATCGAGGTTAAAAGAAATGATTCCCACTCCTGTTGAAATGTACGCTTGACTTCCAAAAAAGTAGATGTGTCGAATGGACTTATCCCCTATTACGGAACTATTCTTAACTGCAGGAAAATTAGTGATCGTTTTGTTTTGGATGATGTCCAAATTGCCATTTTCATAACCCACTATCACTAAACCTCTCTCCTCATCGGCTTTAACCGCCGTGATACCTATATCAGATAAGCCATTGACCTTGCTTATGCGGGTAATATCATTGTTGACTTTGTTATACACGAAAACCGCGTTATCACACCCGACGAATACCTCATTGCCTAAGAGGTCGATATGAAGGGCATTATTGTAGTTCAGGTGGTCTCTCCATGTACCTATTTGGGCAACAGCGGTGAGGGAAATAATTGAAATCAAAAGGGATAATCCTAATCGGGGAAGCATCAAATAAACATTCATCAAAAACCGGTTGAGTCAACTAAACGTGAAAATTATCAAAATCATACACAGAAAAGGCTTGTTATTCATTAATTGTTGGACTCAAGATGCGCCAAGTTCAGTAAACCCATTAAATTTGCAACGGCCCGGTAGTTCAACTGGATAGAATATCAGATTTCGGCTCTGATGGTTGGGGGTTCGAATCCCTTCCGGGTCACAAGCAAAACCTCTCTGAATATTTCAGAGGGGTTTTTTTATCCCAAGCTTTTTTCAATAAGGTGATTGCCGATTATCACAATTCAACGTGCCTCCTGCATTTAGTTCTCTATTTTGGGGCTTAAAATCTAATACTATGATAGATCAACCTGAAAAAACTGAGAATCCTCAGTCCGTTACAGACTGGGTTATTACCCTATTAATCACTTATATTCCATTGGTCAATATTATAATGCTACTTATTTGGGCCTTTGATTCTGAGACTCCTTTGAGTAAGAAGAATTGGGCTAAAGCACGATTGATTTGGGTATTGATCGGAATCGCAATTTCTACGATTTTCTTCACGATTTTCGGAGCAGCCATGCTTGCCTCAGGAGTTTTTGATGCTGCGAATTACTAAGCAGGAGAAGTTTATTATGTCCTCTTTTTGAGTTGATTATGACATTTACGAAAAAAGCTCGCTAAGAAATGATCTTTGGGTTTTTTGAGTTTGTGAGCGGATTACTCATTTTCGTATTGGCTTTCAGCGGAAATTCGTGAGTTCCTCCCTACCGGTCGTCGGTTCGAACAGGTTCTCATACGTTCGCTCACAAATACGCGGTGAACGAAAAATACGGCAAAAAGAAAACCCTGCTGATGCTCAACAGGGTTTCAGAGGTCGCGAGCGGATTTGAACCGCTGTACGAGGTTTTGCAGACCTCTGCCTAACCGCTCGGCCACGCGACCATTTTTAATGGGTTGCCAAAAGTATGCATTTCATACGCCAATTACCAAGAAGAGGTTGCTCTTTTCGTCAACCTTCTATTCGGAAGGTAACTTCCGCCACATCTCCGTTGATTGGCGGGGCAATTTTACGGACGCATACCCCCGCTTTTTTTATCCTGGAATCCGATTCCTTTATTCTGGTGTGAATGCGGTGAGCTACCTGCTCAATCAACTTTGAGCGAACAGCCATCTCCTCTTTCACAATTCGATTCAAAAGAACGTAATCAACCGTATCAACCAAATGATCAGTTTCGAAAGAACCGGATACATCGGCATCAACAAAGAGATCGACAATGTAGTTCCCCCCTATTCTTTCTTCCTCAGCCAAGCAGCCGTGGTATCCGTACACTTTTATTTCACGAACCTCAATTCGCTGCAGATCCCAACTCACTGATTCCTTTTTTGATTCGGTTCAAACACTCCTCTTTTCCCAAAAGCGCCATAATGTCAAACATGGATGGGCCCATTCCTTGCCCTGTAATCGCTAAACGAAGGTTTGGCAACACACGTCCCATTCCTAGTTCAGTTTTTTCCAAGTAATTTTTAAAAGCAGCCTCGCAATTTTCAGCGTTCCAGTCGCTAATAGCACTGAAATCTGCCATCAAATTCGCCATCACTTCAGGTGTATCCTCTTTCCACTTTTTTCTAGCCGTTTTCTCGTCATATTCAGCTGGGGCTTCAAAAAGATAGCTTCCATTTTCTACTATTTCCGGTAAAAAAGAGGCTCTCTCCTTCATCAATCGACTCACTTCCGAGAGATATTTCAGGTCCACATCGTATCCCTTCTCTTTCGCCAGTGGCGCTATTAACTCACCAAGCTCCTCGTCGCTTTTCGCCCGTAGGTATTGCTGATTGAACCATTTCGTTTTGTTTGGATCAAATTTGGCTCCTGCTTTTCCCACTCGTTCTAAGCTGAAGGCTTCGATCAATTCGTTCATGGAGAAAATTTCTTGAGGGGTCCCCGGATTCCAACCAAGCATCGCAAGCATATTCACAAATGACTCTGAGAAGTATCCATTTTGTTTGTACCCGCTCGCCTTCTCACCCGTTTTGGGATCAGTCCACTTCAGTGGAAAGACCGGGAATCCTAATCGATCCCCATCGCGTTTGCTGAGTTTTCCATTTCCATCAGGTCGTAAAAGCAACGGTAAGTGGGCAAACTGCGGTGCTTCCCAACCAAATGCATCATATAGTAACACATGAAGCGGAGCCGAAGGAAGCCACTCTTCACCACGAATCACGTGTGTAATTTCCATCTTATGGTCATCCACAATGTTGGCCAAATGATATGTAGGCATTCCATCACTCTTGAAAAGCACTTTGTCATCCAGTTGTGTGGTATTTACTACCACCCATCCACGAATAAGGTCGTTGACGCGCACATCTTCTTTTCGCGGCATCTTGAACCGAATTACATACGGATGTCCTTCTTCCAAAAGCTTCGCCACGTCTTCCTCACTCAAGGTGAGAGAGTTGCGCATCGATTCTCTGGTAATGGCATTGTATTGAGGAGAAGCGACTTTCGCTTTTTTCAGCCTTTCGCGCATTGCATCCAACTCATCAGGCGTATCAAAAGCATAATATGCATTGCCTGATTTTAACAATTGGTCTGCGTATTCGCGATACATGGCTTTTCGCTCACTCTGACGATAAGGGCCAAAATCACCACCAAATCCAGGACCTTCATCGGGAGTCATCCCGCACCAAGCCAAGGCTTCTTTGATATAGTTTTCAGCACCTGCAACGTATCGGTTTTGGTCTGTGTCTTCAATTCGAAGAATAAAGCTTCCACCATTTTTCTTGGCGAAAAGATAATTGTACAAGGCCGTGCGAACACCCCCCATGTGTAATGGGCCGGTAGGGCTAGGCGCAAATCGAACGCGAACTTTCATGCGTGGTTTCTTAATTTGGCCGCAAAGATAGGCCAATTGACCGGATTGGAATTGAAACTACCTTTGTTGCCTTCATGACTTCAGACTACGAATTAATCGATTTTGGAAACGGCCGAAAACTCGAGCGTTTTGGCGCCATAATTCTGGATAGGCCGGAAATCCAAGCTACGGGTTCGCCTGTCCTAAATTCAAGTCAATGGCAAGAGTTGGCTTCCGCCAAATTCGCAGAGACCACAAAAACAAAAGGGAAATGGATAAAGCAAGGCTCCGTTCCCGATTCTTGGGAGTTCTCATTTAAGAATGGAAAAAAATCATGGAAGGCCTTGTTGGGATTAAGCCCCTTCAAGCACATTGGTTTATTTCCAGAACAGGCGGAGCATTGGAAGTATTTAATGAACAGTATAATACCCGGAAATCGCGTGTTGAATCTCTTTGGTTATACGGGAGCCGCCAGTCTATGCGCTGCTTCAGCCGGTGGCAACGTATTTCACGTAGACTCTTCCAAGTCAATCGTCAACAAAGCGGCTGAAAATGCCGGTGCGAGCGATATCGGTGGAATTCATTGGGTAGTTGAAGATGCGCTGGCTTTCGCCAAAAAAGAAGTGAAACGCGGAAACAAATACGACTTTATCATCATGGACCCTCCCGTTTATGGAAGAGGTAAAAAAGGGGAGCATTGGAAGCTGGAAGATTTATTGCCTGATTTGGTAAATACTGCTTCGATGCTTCTTTCGAGAAAAGGAATTTTGATTCTGAATACCTACTCACCAAAAATCGAAATTGACGATATGGTTAAACTTGTGAGTGATTCTAAATTAAGGGTAATTAGGAAAGGGTGGCTTTCCGTTTCAACACGAACACGAAAGCTCAATCTTAGCCGTTTTGTGATGTGCGCTTCTGCTTAACAATCC from Cryomorphaceae bacterium 1068 includes these protein-coding regions:
- the folB gene encoding dihydroneopterin aldolase, with protein sequence MSWDLQRIEVREIKVYGYHGCLAEEERIGGNYIVDLFVDADVSGSFETDHLVDTVDYVLLNRIVKEEMAVRSKLIEQVAHRIHTRIKESDSRIKKAGVCVRKIAPPINGDVAEVTFRIEG
- the gltX gene encoding glutamate--tRNA ligase, with the translated sequence MKVRVRFAPSPTGPLHMGGVRTALYNYLFAKKNGGSFILRIEDTDQNRYVAGAENYIKEALAWCGMTPDEGPGFGGDFGPYRQSERKAMYREYADQLLKSGNAYYAFDTPDELDAMRERLKKAKVASPQYNAITRESMRNSLTLSEEDVAKLLEEGHPYVIRFKMPRKEDVRVNDLIRGWVVVNTTQLDDKVLFKSDGMPTYHLANIVDDHKMEITHVIRGEEWLPSAPLHVLLYDAFGWEAPQFAHLPLLLRPDGNGKLSKRDGDRLGFPVFPLKWTDPKTGEKASGYKQNGYFSESFVNMLAMLGWNPGTPQEIFSMNELIEAFSLERVGKAGAKFDPNKTKWFNQQYLRAKSDEELGELIAPLAKEKGYDVDLKYLSEVSRLMKERASFLPEIVENGSYLFEAPAEYDEKTARKKWKEDTPEVMANLMADFSAISDWNAENCEAAFKNYLEKTELGMGRVLPNLRLAITGQGMGPSMFDIMALLGKEECLNRIKKGISELGSAAN
- a CDS encoding class I SAM-dependent methyltransferase, which encodes MTSDYELIDFGNGRKLERFGAIILDRPEIQATGSPVLNSSQWQELASAKFAETTKTKGKWIKQGSVPDSWEFSFKNGKKSWKALLGLSPFKHIGLFPEQAEHWKYLMNSIIPGNRVLNLFGYTGAASLCAASAGGNVFHVDSSKSIVNKAAENAGASDIGGIHWVVEDALAFAKKEVKRGNKYDFIIMDPPVYGRGKKGEHWKLEDLLPDLVNTASMLLSRKGILILNTYSPKIEIDDMVKLVSDSKLRVIRKGWLSVSTRTRKLNLSRFVMCASA